One stretch of Halobacillus litoralis DNA includes these proteins:
- a CDS encoding YitT family protein, protein MPPALRQTMDYGLVILGSFFVALAFNLFLLPNNIASGGVAGVSTITKGVFGWEPGVVQWVLNIPLFIMGVAILGKNFGLKSFVGTVTLPLFVLMTSDMAPATPNPLLGAIFGGMGVGLGLGIVFRGRASTGGIDLAAQVLHKFTHLPLGISVALLDGMIVLTSAIVFSLEEGLYALIGLFATSRTIDFVQVGLNTSKNVMIITEDVDEVRSAIFEQIDRGVTVLSGAGGYTDRERRVVMCVVQQNEFIKLTQTVKTVDPGAFVVAMNATEVLGEGFKTS, encoded by the coding sequence ATGCCACCGGCACTCAGACAAACAATGGATTACGGCCTGGTCATTCTTGGGTCATTTTTTGTAGCTTTAGCCTTCAATTTATTTTTATTACCGAATAACATCGCCTCTGGAGGAGTAGCAGGTGTCAGTACGATCACGAAAGGCGTGTTCGGCTGGGAGCCTGGCGTCGTCCAGTGGGTATTGAATATTCCACTGTTCATCATGGGCGTGGCCATATTAGGAAAAAACTTCGGTCTCAAGTCATTCGTCGGCACCGTGACCCTGCCGCTCTTCGTCTTGATGACGAGTGACATGGCGCCGGCAACACCGAATCCGTTGCTTGGAGCCATATTCGGTGGAATGGGCGTCGGTCTCGGCCTTGGCATTGTTTTTAGAGGACGGGCATCGACAGGCGGGATCGACTTAGCCGCTCAAGTCCTGCACAAATTCACACACTTACCACTCGGCATCAGTGTTGCTTTATTGGACGGAATGATTGTCCTGACATCGGCGATTGTCTTCTCACTCGAAGAAGGATTGTATGCGCTGATCGGGTTATTTGCGACCAGTCGGACCATCGATTTTGTCCAAGTGGGATTGAACACTTCGAAAAACGTAATGATCATTACAGAGGACGTCGATGAAGTGCGTTCTGCTATTTTTGAACAAATCGATCGTGGGGTAACCGTATTAAGTGGAGCTGGTGGTTACACGGATCGGGAACGCCGGGTCGTCATGTGTGTCGTCCAGCAGAATGAATTCATCAAATTGACACAAACCGTAAAGACAGTTGACCCGGGGGCATTTGTCGTCGCTATGAACGCCACTGAAGTGCTTGGAGAGGGTTTCAAAACGTCGTGA
- a CDS encoding c-type cytochrome, whose translation MKKLLSALFLGLILVLSACGGGGDEGTTDDSANDETTEEQTGEDSGEGTDEGTSDSGDGEAVDTAAAEEVYQNNCASCHGGELGGGMGPSLTEVGSKYSAEEIVGFIKNGKGGMPAQGQVSDDDAQLVASWLTTME comes from the coding sequence ATGAAAAAACTATTATCTGCTTTATTTTTAGGGCTGATCCTCGTCTTGAGTGCCTGTGGGGGCGGCGGAGACGAAGGAACGACGGATGACAGCGCGAACGATGAAACGACAGAAGAACAAACGGGTGAAGATTCCGGCGAAGGCACAGACGAAGGAACGTCAGACAGTGGTGACGGCGAGGCTGTTGACACAGCGGCCGCAGAAGAAGTGTACCAGAACAACTGTGCCAGCTGCCACGGCGGTGAACTTGGCGGAGGAATGGGACCATCTCTTACTGAAGTGGGTTCCAAGTATTCTGCAGAAGAGATCGTTGGCTTCATTAAAAATGGTAAGGGCGGCATGCCAGCTCAAGGTCAAGTATCTGATGACGATGCTCAACTGGTAGCAAGCTGGCTTACGACAATGGAATAA
- the ftsE gene encoding cell division ATP-binding protein FtsE encodes MIKMQGVYKTYPNGVTALNGLDIQIDQGEFVYVVGPSGAGKSTFTKLIYREEKPTTGTVLVNDMDTSTMKQRRIPMLRRQIGVVYQDFRLLPTLTVYENVAFALEVIEENPQNIRRRVMDVLDQVRLKNKARFLPDELSGGEQQRVSIARAIVNHPKVLIADEPTGNLDPETSWEIMHILEEINTAGTTVLMATHSQEIVNTIRKRVIAIEDGMVVRDQSNGEYGYEM; translated from the coding sequence ATGATTAAAATGCAAGGAGTATATAAAACATATCCGAATGGTGTCACGGCTTTGAATGGATTGGATATCCAAATCGACCAGGGAGAGTTCGTTTATGTCGTAGGGCCGAGTGGGGCTGGTAAATCAACATTTACGAAGCTGATCTACAGAGAAGAAAAGCCGACGACTGGAACGGTTCTTGTGAATGATATGGACACATCCACAATGAAACAGCGTCGCATTCCGATGCTGCGCCGTCAGATTGGTGTCGTTTATCAGGATTTCCGTCTATTGCCGACGCTGACCGTTTATGAGAACGTGGCATTTGCACTAGAAGTTATTGAAGAAAATCCACAAAACATCCGCCGCCGTGTGATGGACGTGCTTGATCAAGTTCGTTTGAAAAACAAAGCACGTTTCCTTCCGGATGAGCTTTCTGGAGGAGAGCAGCAGCGTGTATCGATTGCCCGCGCGATTGTGAACCATCCGAAAGTACTGATCGCTGATGAGCCGACAGGTAACCTCGATCCAGAAACATCGTGGGAGATCATGCACATCCTTGAGGAAATCAATACGGCAGGGACAACCGTATTAATGGCGACCCACAGCCAGGAAATTGTCAACACGATCCGTAAGCGTGTCATCGCGATTGAAGACGGCATGGTCGTCCGTGACCAGAGCAACGGAGAATATGGATACGAAATGTAA
- a CDS encoding S41 family peptidase, translated as MNIKPRYVALLMALAVLFGAAGSYIGIEYFADDTNEQAQSEQYADKDAENFGSLSEEEQKAFIQNMSGNTDLKKVEQAFSTIQENYVKEVDKNTLVEGAIQGMLDTLEDPYSVYMDPETMEQFNQTIESSFQGIGAEVSMVNDKVTIVAPIKGSPAEEAGLKPNDQILKVDGDSVEGLDLYEAVLKIRGEKGTEVTLQIDRPRVSEPLNIDITRDDIPLETVYTDTKEINGKKAGVIEITSFSEKTSDEFHEALEKLEKDGMDGLVIDVRGNPGGLFTDVQEILKEFIPKDKPIVRVEDRKGEKTRYFSENEEKKPYPITVLMDEGSASASEILAATMQEAGGYDLVGTKSFGKGTVQQALPMGDGSTIKLTLFKWLTPDGNWIHEKGIEPTVKVKQPEYFYTNPVEVEESLQYNDNDEKVKNIQIMLKGLGHDPDRTDGYYSKDTEAAVQAFQEEAGLEATGVVDETTGGKLEEAIIKEVRDEKNDKQMQKAVEVLFQ; from the coding sequence ATGAATATAAAACCGCGCTACGTTGCGCTGTTGATGGCGCTAGCGGTCCTATTTGGAGCGGCAGGCTCGTACATAGGAATAGAATACTTCGCTGACGACACGAACGAACAAGCACAATCCGAACAGTATGCAGATAAAGATGCGGAGAACTTTGGGAGTCTGTCCGAAGAGGAACAAAAGGCATTCATACAAAATATGTCCGGGAACACCGATTTGAAAAAGGTGGAACAGGCATTCAGTACGATTCAAGAAAATTATGTAAAAGAAGTAGATAAAAACACCCTTGTTGAAGGGGCGATTCAGGGGATGCTCGATACGCTCGAGGATCCATACAGTGTGTATATGGACCCTGAAACGATGGAGCAGTTCAACCAGACGATTGAATCCTCTTTCCAGGGAATCGGCGCGGAAGTGAGTATGGTCAATGATAAGGTGACGATTGTCGCGCCCATTAAAGGCTCACCTGCGGAAGAAGCAGGCTTGAAGCCGAACGATCAAATTTTGAAGGTGGATGGCGACAGTGTCGAAGGTCTTGACCTTTATGAAGCCGTTCTGAAGATCCGCGGGGAAAAGGGGACGGAAGTGACGCTCCAAATCGACCGGCCTAGGGTCAGTGAACCACTGAACATCGATATCACCCGTGATGATATTCCATTAGAAACGGTTTACACAGATACGAAGGAGATCAATGGTAAAAAAGCCGGGGTTATCGAAATTACTTCTTTCTCAGAAAAGACTTCGGATGAATTCCACGAAGCATTAGAGAAGCTTGAAAAGGATGGGATGGACGGGCTTGTCATTGATGTCCGTGGAAACCCTGGTGGGTTGTTTACAGACGTTCAGGAGATTCTGAAAGAGTTCATTCCGAAAGATAAGCCGATTGTCCGGGTAGAAGACCGTAAAGGTGAGAAAACGCGTTATTTCTCTGAAAATGAGGAGAAAAAGCCGTATCCAATCACCGTCTTGATGGACGAAGGAAGTGCATCCGCTTCTGAAATCTTAGCTGCGACCATGCAGGAAGCGGGCGGTTATGATCTTGTCGGAACGAAGAGCTTCGGTAAAGGAACCGTTCAACAGGCGTTACCGATGGGCGACGGCAGTACAATCAAGCTGACCTTGTTCAAGTGGTTGACTCCTGACGGCAACTGGATTCACGAAAAAGGGATCGAACCTACGGTGAAAGTGAAACAACCGGAATACTTTTACACGAATCCAGTGGAAGTAGAAGAGTCGCTTCAATACAATGACAATGATGAGAAAGTGAAAAACATCCAAATCATGCTGAAAGGTCTAGGTCATGATCCTGACCGTACAGATGGATACTACAGCAAAGATACAGAAGCAGCAGTCCAAGCATTTCAGGAAGAAGCGGGGCTTGAAGCGACTGGCGTTGTGGACGAGACGACCGGTGGCAAGCTTGAAGAAGCGATAATAAAAGAAGTCAGAGATGAGAAAAACGACAAACAAATGCAAAAAGCGGTCGAGGTCTTGTTTCAATAA
- a CDS encoding PDZ domain-containing protein, translating into MAVLLLTESILMLRTTAAHTYPERLKGTRGMWIGQHRSRRMTVVPFLALFPGGMIEPFAAWWPMIPLGGETYGLILIPFVIGWEWKARGQSPVVAAKTMGRHVFLLSIIVLGLAVGSFFIGVLSLAAVMIGLIGREWIFVLHRMREEKTPFFSSAKKGIRILGVIPRSPADQMGLTPGEVIERVNAIPVRTENQFYEALQNSGAFTKMEVRDEWGENRYVQRAMYEDEHYELGLVFVEPATHEESVGFF; encoded by the coding sequence ATGGCCGTTCTTTTATTAACCGAATCGATCCTGATGCTGCGCACGACAGCTGCTCATACATATCCCGAACGATTGAAAGGGACGCGGGGAATGTGGATCGGTCAGCATCGTTCCAGAAGAATGACGGTCGTTCCGTTTCTAGCGTTGTTCCCAGGGGGTATGATTGAACCGTTTGCCGCGTGGTGGCCAATGATTCCGCTTGGTGGAGAAACATACGGGCTGATTCTTATTCCTTTTGTTATCGGATGGGAATGGAAAGCTCGCGGTCAGTCTCCTGTCGTCGCAGCAAAGACGATGGGAAGGCACGTCTTTCTGTTGTCGATCATCGTCCTAGGGCTTGCTGTCGGGAGCTTTTTCATAGGTGTGTTGTCCCTGGCAGCTGTGATGATCGGATTGATTGGTCGTGAATGGATCTTCGTTCTGCACCGGATGCGTGAAGAGAAAACCCCGTTCTTTTCTTCTGCGAAAAAAGGCATTCGGATTCTTGGTGTCATACCTAGGAGCCCTGCCGATCAAATGGGACTCACACCAGGGGAGGTCATTGAACGAGTGAATGCGATTCCTGTACGAACGGAGAATCAATTTTATGAAGCGCTGCAAAATTCAGGAGCGTTTACGAAAATGGAAGTGCGTGATGAATGGGGAGAAAACCGCTACGTGCAGCGGGCGATGTATGAAGATGAACACTACGAACTCGGACTTGTTTTCGTGGAACCTGCCACCCATGAAGAGTCGGTGGGCTTTTTCTAA
- a CDS encoding AraC family transcriptional regulator — translation MQKLHILNGEEMNKAFKSQGLFEGEHMIPFNEAMCAGETCETIFSEEFIKTRAVTHGVSEDDYRRITVEKLEAVFREGRDHLQLWFDEDMFCQINLLTLLAWLEQIGYEGKIELCLTTQQFEPLASYQLHVAGYRAMYKQVLINRAHPSEVLLPPLKKGIELYLHYKGLDNELVTFIKHHPVLSEEQLVSLMIETFQKYGLGDVQYMQLVRSVRASEL, via the coding sequence ATGCAGAAGCTACATATTCTAAATGGTGAAGAAATGAATAAGGCCTTTAAAAGCCAGGGACTTTTCGAAGGGGAGCATATGATTCCTTTCAATGAAGCGATGTGTGCCGGTGAAACTTGTGAAACCATCTTCTCTGAAGAATTTATAAAAACAAGGGCTGTGACGCATGGAGTTTCTGAAGATGACTACAGGCGGATCACTGTAGAAAAACTGGAGGCTGTCTTCCGTGAAGGACGAGATCACCTCCAGCTATGGTTTGATGAAGATATGTTCTGCCAAATCAATCTTCTCACCTTACTGGCATGGCTGGAGCAAATCGGTTACGAAGGGAAAATTGAGCTATGTTTAACGACACAACAGTTCGAACCTCTCGCCTCATATCAGCTTCATGTAGCTGGTTACCGTGCCATGTATAAACAAGTTCTTATAAACCGGGCTCATCCTTCTGAAGTTCTTCTCCCTCCACTAAAAAAGGGCATTGAATTGTATTTGCATTACAAGGGGCTTGATAATGAACTGGTAACATTCATCAAACATCACCCTGTTTTATCGGAGGAGCAGCTTGTATCGTTGATGATTGAAACTTTTCAAAAATATGGACTGGGCGATGTTCAATATATGCAGTTGGTCAGGAGTGTAAGAGCTTCTGAGTTGTGA
- a CDS encoding ABC transporter ATP-binding protein, translating to MDTLLANNLTLGYGDSIIIDSLDITIPKGKVTVLIGGNGCGKSTLLRSMARLLRPKSGEVVLDSADISKMRTKDVAKKMAILPQSPTTPEGLSVYQLVKQGRYPYQGFAKRWSDEDEKAVTRALEDTNLMELKDRTVDSLSGGQRQRAWIAMTLAQDTDILLLDEPTTYLDMTHQIDILDLLFDLNQDNGRTVVMVLHDINLACRYADHIIAVKDKTVFAQGKPEDVVTCDMMHHVFEMLCDVREDPLFGTPMCIPHGKGRCLIKQAQAEAQTQQKQTV from the coding sequence ATGGATACCCTGTTGGCGAATAATTTAACTCTTGGCTATGGAGATTCCATCATCATAGATTCATTGGATATTACGATCCCGAAAGGCAAAGTCACTGTTCTCATCGGTGGAAACGGTTGCGGTAAGTCTACTTTGCTTCGTTCGATGGCTCGTTTATTGCGTCCAAAATCAGGAGAAGTTGTGCTGGATAGCGCGGATATTTCCAAGATGCGTACGAAAGATGTGGCGAAGAAGATGGCGATTCTTCCACAAAGCCCGACAACTCCTGAAGGTCTCAGCGTCTATCAGCTTGTAAAGCAAGGCCGTTATCCTTATCAAGGGTTCGCAAAACGCTGGTCGGACGAAGATGAGAAAGCTGTCACGCGTGCGCTTGAAGATACGAACTTGATGGAGTTGAAAGACAGGACGGTCGATTCTCTATCCGGCGGGCAGCGTCAACGTGCCTGGATTGCGATGACTCTGGCTCAGGATACCGATATTCTTCTATTGGATGAACCGACCACTTATTTAGATATGACGCACCAGATTGATATTCTTGATTTGCTCTTCGATTTGAATCAGGATAATGGACGTACGGTAGTCATGGTGCTTCATGATATTAACCTGGCCTGCCGTTATGCGGATCATATTATTGCAGTGAAAGATAAAACGGTCTTCGCACAAGGGAAGCCTGAAGATGTCGTGACTTGCGATATGATGCACCACGTATTTGAAATGCTTTGTGATGTCAGGGAGGATCCTCTTTTCGGTACTCCGATGTGCATTCCGCATGGAAAAGGACGCTGTTTGATCAAGCAAGCGCAGGCGGAAGCTCAGACTCAACAAAAACAAACGGTATAA
- a CDS encoding sensor domain-containing diguanylate cyclase, producing the protein MERVKEWMDQGIIAGIAERIPHEHLLHMLMDGISDYIFFMEVVGERRFRYVYMNESAKNHSPIKGAGWEGKYIEDLLGESQAEDLIEAYQTVVKKKEALTYEDEIIINGTLFRGHSVLTPTMNEAGEVTHIVAITRNITEVIEKERDLSRINAMYRSLMKDTTDAILIVDTAGNILEANRAIEELYGYTKEEMQTSSLPFVPSNRREEAQELVRKGKERAIARYETVRQRKDGGLVDVSISISPIQNEDGETIGISSIVRDISNDKAAQRKLEASRSRYRSLFKHNPQPILTLTFEGLIKKANTATLRLLETEEDALVQTSIIEWVPAEQRGWLRKQLLESFFQKGTRFETSFWMDGEERILRVSLVPIINEGQKEGIYAILEDRTEQERAHEALRQSEEKFRLIADHSNDLISVFSPMGELVYASPSQEKFLGRAPHEMSSEELLQQLEPEDLTNLSYAFKWSEESKEAFTVSLTLKSQNGEPVWFECRGTPVVSEQHQVSHFVIVARDISEQKNYEEKLERFAFYDYLTDLPNRRLFEDRVEQAIAKAERSGESFALLYLDGDGFKYINDEYGHEVGDEFLCNVGKRMKECIRSGDSVGRIGGDEFAILLEDIADRDQIYEVSMRALEKLREPYFVKGEEIRSSFSIGVACYPEDGRTLDDLFRSADKALYKGKRDGKNQVRLYE; encoded by the coding sequence ATGGAACGAGTGAAAGAATGGATGGATCAGGGAATCATAGCAGGGATTGCTGAACGCATTCCTCATGAACACTTGTTACATATGCTTATGGATGGAATATCCGACTATATCTTTTTTATGGAAGTCGTCGGTGAGAGACGATTTAGATATGTATATATGAATGAATCTGCCAAAAACCATTCTCCAATTAAAGGAGCGGGATGGGAAGGCAAATACATAGAGGATCTTTTGGGTGAATCACAAGCGGAAGATTTAATTGAAGCCTATCAAACGGTTGTTAAGAAAAAAGAAGCCCTCACGTACGAAGATGAAATCATCATTAATGGAACACTTTTCAGAGGGCATTCCGTGCTTACCCCGACGATGAACGAGGCGGGAGAAGTCACCCACATTGTAGCGATTACGCGGAACATTACAGAAGTGATTGAAAAAGAGCGTGACCTCAGCCGGATCAATGCGATGTATCGCTCCTTAATGAAGGATACAACCGATGCGATTTTAATTGTCGATACAGCGGGTAATATTTTAGAAGCGAACCGTGCTATAGAAGAACTTTACGGCTACACGAAAGAAGAAATGCAGACGTCTTCGCTCCCTTTTGTCCCTTCGAACCGAAGAGAAGAAGCCCAGGAGCTTGTCCGTAAAGGAAAGGAAAGAGCGATCGCCCGATATGAAACGGTCCGCCAAAGAAAAGATGGAGGGCTTGTGGATGTTTCAATCAGCATTTCTCCGATTCAGAATGAAGACGGCGAAACGATCGGCATCAGTTCAATTGTTAGAGATATTTCGAACGATAAGGCCGCCCAGCGGAAGTTGGAAGCAAGCAGGTCCCGCTATCGATCGTTGTTCAAACATAACCCACAGCCAATCTTGACGCTGACGTTCGAGGGACTGATTAAGAAAGCGAACACAGCGACGCTGCGTCTTTTGGAAACCGAGGAAGATGCCCTGGTGCAAACGTCGATCATCGAGTGGGTGCCGGCAGAACAGAGAGGCTGGTTAAGGAAGCAGCTCTTAGAATCCTTTTTCCAAAAAGGTACCCGGTTTGAAACAAGTTTTTGGATGGATGGAGAAGAGCGTATTCTACGAGTCTCTCTCGTTCCGATTATTAATGAAGGTCAGAAAGAAGGAATTTATGCGATTCTTGAGGATCGGACGGAACAAGAGAGGGCTCATGAAGCTTTAAGGCAGAGTGAGGAGAAGTTCCGGCTGATTGCGGATCATTCTAATGATTTGATCTCTGTTTTCTCACCAATGGGAGAGCTGGTTTACGCATCTCCCTCACAAGAGAAATTCTTAGGCCGTGCCCCGCATGAGATGTCTTCAGAAGAACTACTGCAGCAGCTCGAGCCTGAGGATTTAACTAACCTTTCCTATGCATTTAAATGGAGTGAAGAGAGCAAAGAAGCGTTTACGGTTTCCTTGACATTGAAAAGTCAGAATGGAGAACCTGTCTGGTTTGAATGCAGAGGAACGCCGGTGGTCAGTGAACAGCATCAGGTCAGCCATTTCGTCATCGTAGCACGAGATATATCCGAACAAAAAAATTATGAAGAGAAGCTTGAGCGTTTTGCTTTTTACGATTATTTGACGGACTTGCCGAACCGGAGGCTTTTTGAAGACCGCGTCGAGCAGGCGATCGCAAAGGCTGAACGGTCCGGTGAATCATTCGCTCTCCTTTATTTAGATGGTGATGGCTTCAAGTATATCAATGATGAATACGGTCATGAAGTTGGAGATGAATTTCTATGCAATGTCGGGAAGCGGATGAAAGAATGCATCCGTTCGGGAGATTCTGTCGGACGGATTGGTGGGGATGAATTTGCGATTCTTTTGGAGGACATCGCGGATCGGGATCAAATCTATGAAGTCTCCATGCGTGCGCTTGAG